The Streptomyces sp. CC0208 genome window below encodes:
- a CDS encoding SAM-dependent methyltransferase codes for MTHSHAAREIDTSRPHSARMYDYYLGGKDHFDVDKQAAEAVASVYPGIFTCARENRAFMHRATRVLAKEHGIRQWLDVGTGIPTEPNLHQVAQSVVPDARVVYADNDPLVLKYAERLMRNTPQGRTAYIEADVNDPGALLNAPELAEALDTDRPVALSLNALMHFVTDAQDPYGIVSRLLAELPSGSALALSHCTPDFDPDTWQKVTDIYTNAGTPVQFRSRTDVARFFEGLDLLDPGVSVGHRWRPDKEPTASDAEVSLWTGVGIKP; via the coding sequence CCCCACTCCGCCCGGATGTACGACTACTACCTCGGCGGCAAGGACCACTTCGACGTCGACAAGCAGGCGGCCGAGGCCGTCGCGTCGGTCTACCCCGGGATCTTCACGTGCGCCCGGGAGAACCGCGCGTTCATGCACCGCGCCACCCGGGTGCTCGCGAAGGAGCACGGCATCCGCCAGTGGCTGGACGTCGGCACCGGCATTCCCACCGAGCCGAACCTCCACCAGGTCGCGCAGTCGGTGGTGCCCGACGCCCGGGTGGTCTACGCCGACAACGACCCCCTGGTCCTCAAGTACGCCGAGCGCCTGATGCGCAACACGCCCCAGGGCCGCACCGCGTACATCGAGGCCGACGTCAACGATCCGGGCGCGCTGCTGAACGCGCCCGAGCTGGCCGAGGCGCTGGACACCGACCGGCCGGTGGCGCTGTCCCTCAACGCCCTCATGCACTTCGTCACCGACGCGCAGGACCCGTACGGCATCGTGAGCCGGCTGCTGGCCGAGCTTCCCTCGGGCAGCGCGCTGGCCCTGAGCCACTGCACACCCGACTTCGATCCGGACACGTGGCAGAAGGTCACGGACATCTACACCAACGCCGGTACCCCGGTGCAGTTCCGCTCACGGACCGACGTGGCCCGCTTCTTCGAGGGCCTGGACCTGCTCGACCCGGGCGTCTCGGTCGGTCATCGCTGGCGCCCGGACAAGGAGCCGACCGCCTCGGACGCCGAGGTCAGCCTGTGGACCGGGGTGGGCATCAAGCCGTGA
- a CDS encoding SDR family oxidoreductase: MSIEAGDRPVALVTGSTSGIGEAVVRRLAADGTRVVVHSRRSAEAGRALAAELGGAYVQADLGVEDEARGLVESALDRFGRLDVLVNNAGISRPIPHADLAAATPADWRELLEVNLIAPWVLCTAALPALRRSPGGGSIVNITSHAGVRPKGSSVPYAASKAALNHVTRLLAAALGPDVRVNAVAPGLVDTPMTKDWAQAHELWRDRAPMHRPARPADVADLVASVIGSGYLTGEVIVLDGGLNLT; the protein is encoded by the coding sequence ATGAGCATCGAAGCAGGAGACCGGCCCGTCGCCCTGGTCACCGGGTCCACGTCGGGGATCGGCGAGGCCGTCGTACGGCGGCTCGCGGCGGACGGGACGCGGGTCGTCGTGCACTCGCGACGTAGCGCGGAGGCCGGACGGGCGCTGGCGGCGGAGCTCGGCGGGGCCTACGTACAGGCGGACCTCGGCGTCGAGGACGAGGCCCGGGGGCTGGTCGAGAGCGCGCTGGACCGGTTCGGGCGACTGGACGTGCTGGTGAACAACGCGGGCATCAGCCGGCCCATCCCGCACGCGGACCTTGCGGCGGCGACTCCGGCGGACTGGCGGGAGCTGCTGGAGGTCAACCTCATCGCGCCCTGGGTGCTGTGCACCGCGGCTCTTCCGGCGCTACGGCGGTCCCCCGGGGGCGGCAGCATCGTCAACATCACCAGCCACGCCGGGGTACGGCCCAAGGGTTCCTCGGTGCCGTACGCGGCGAGCAAGGCCGCGCTCAACCACGTGACCCGGTTGCTCGCGGCCGCGCTCGGGCCCGACGTGCGGGTGAACGCGGTGGCGCCGGGTCTCGTGGACACGCCGATGACGAAGGACTGGGCACAGGCGCACGAGCTGTGGCGGGACCGCGCACCGATGCACCGCCCGGCCCGACCCGCCGACGTGGCCGACCTGGTGGCGTCGGTGATCGGCAGCGGCTATCTGACCGGTGAGGTCATCGTGCTGGACGGCGGCCTGAACCTGACCTGA